One window of the Pedobacter ginsengisoli genome contains the following:
- a CDS encoding peptidylprolyl isomerase, whose product MNKILTLILCLAFLSGFAARPKHQYIKIKTDMGECIIMLYNETPKHRDNIISLIRKHVYEGTLFHRVIRDFMIQGGDPDSKKAKQGDLLGDGSLGYTIPAEFRDSLFHKKGVLAAARDNNPEKASSGSQFYIVQGKKFTDEGLDSLEENRLHFKIPVWQREIYKSIGGAPHLDRNYTVFGEVISGLDMVDKIASVARDSNDRPVVDVKMSVSVLKRRAAKKLEKQIN is encoded by the coding sequence ATGAACAAAATTCTTACCTTAATCCTATGTCTGGCTTTTTTATCTGGCTTTGCTGCAAGGCCAAAACACCAATACATTAAAATAAAAACCGATATGGGCGAATGTATTATTATGTTGTATAATGAAACCCCGAAACATCGCGATAACATTATATCTCTTATTAGAAAACACGTTTACGAAGGCACCTTATTTCATAGGGTGATTAGGGATTTTATGATTCAGGGTGGTGATCCGGATTCAAAAAAAGCAAAACAAGGAGACTTATTAGGGGATGGATCACTAGGCTATACTATTCCGGCAGAATTTAGAGATAGTCTGTTTCATAAAAAAGGGGTACTCGCTGCCGCTAGAGACAATAATCCGGAAAAGGCATCAAGCGGGTCTCAGTTTTACATTGTTCAGGGTAAAAAATTTACCGATGAAGGGCTGGATTCATTAGAAGAGAACCGCCTTCATTTCAAAATCCCTGTTTGGCAGAGAGAAATATATAAAAGCATAGGTGGCGCCCCTCATTTAGACAGGAACTACACTGTTTTTGGAGAGGTTATCTCAGGCTTAGATATGGTTGATAAAATTGCCTCTGTTGCAAGAGATTCAAACGACCGTCCTGTTGTTGATGTGAAAATGTCAGTTTCCGTTTTAAAAAGACGTGCAGCTAAAAAGTTAGAAAAACAAATTAATTAA
- a CDS encoding ATP-binding cassette domain-containing protein: protein MTITLEDIGRRFNQEWIFKGVNYQFNPSGKYAILGPNGSGKSTFLSVLLGSLSPSEGRISYNSQKEIAVDHIYKYISFAAPYLDLIEEFTLQETIDFHFKFKQLQKGFDEGMVLELLGLKKSQDKALKYFSSGMKQRTKLVLACCTDTPILLLDEPTSNLDKQGITWYHELMERFTSDRLVIVGSNQEVEYSFCNHFVQITNYK from the coding sequence ATGACAATTACGTTAGAGGACATTGGGCGAAGATTTAACCAGGAGTGGATTTTTAAAGGTGTTAACTATCAATTTAATCCGAGCGGTAAATACGCAATCTTAGGGCCCAATGGCTCAGGGAAATCAACATTTCTAAGTGTGTTGCTTGGGAGTTTGTCTCCCTCTGAAGGCAGAATATCGTATAATAGTCAGAAAGAAATCGCTGTAGACCACATTTATAAATATATTAGTTTTGCGGCCCCATATCTGGATTTGATAGAGGAGTTTACCCTTCAGGAAACGATTGATTTTCATTTTAAGTTTAAGCAATTACAGAAAGGCTTTGACGAGGGGATGGTTTTGGAGTTGCTGGGGCTAAAGAAATCGCAGGATAAAGCATTAAAGTATTTCTCGTCAGGAATGAAGCAGAGAACTAAGTTAGTGCTGGCATGCTGCACAGATACTCCTATATTATTATTGGATGAGCCAACCTCAAATTTAGATAAGCAGGGCATTACATGGTACCATGAGCTAATGGAACGCTTTACTTCTGATAGACTTGTAATTGTAGGTTCAAATCAGGAGGTAGAGTATTCCTTTTGTAACCATTTCGTTCAAATAACTAATTATAAATAA
- the efp gene encoding elongation factor P translates to MAKASEVKNGNILRFNGELVQVEEFLHRTPGNLRAFYQSRMRNVKTGKLVEYRFRVDEDVEICRVETSDYQYLYEDGDALVVMDNATFEQFNIPKLLFGKSVRFLKEGMNVIIAFESDEPIMAQTPSHVELEITYSEPAVKGDTSTNALKYATVETGVEIKVPMFINQGDKVKIDTRTGDYVERVK, encoded by the coding sequence ATGGCAAAAGCATCAGAAGTAAAAAATGGTAATATCCTTCGTTTTAACGGAGAATTAGTACAGGTAGAAGAGTTTTTACACCGTACGCCAGGTAATTTACGTGCTTTTTATCAATCAAGAATGAGAAACGTAAAAACAGGGAAACTTGTTGAATATAGATTCCGTGTTGATGAGGATGTTGAGATTTGCCGTGTTGAAACCAGCGATTACCAATATTTGTATGAAGATGGCGATGCACTTGTAGTAATGGATAATGCTACTTTCGAACAATTTAATATTCCAAAATTATTATTTGGTAAAAGTGTTCGCTTCTTGAAAGAAGGAATGAATGTAATCATCGCATTTGAAAGTGATGAGCCTATTATGGCGCAAACGCCTTCGCATGTTGAATTAGAAATAACGTACTCCGAGCCTGCAGTTAAAGGCGATACATCTACAAACGCATTAAAATATGCAACTGTAGAGACTGGAGTTGAAATAAAAGTGCCAATGTTTATCAATCAAGGTGATAAAGTTAAGATAGATACACGTACTGGCGATTACGTAGAAAGAGTTAAATAA
- the ygiD gene encoding 4,5-DOPA dioxygenase extradiol produces MNNLSQFKTFTSRLPIQDSLMPVLFIGHGSPMNGIEDNEFSGKWASMAQNIPVPTAVLVVSAHWFTKGIHITAMDFPRTIHDFGGFPQALFDVDYPAPGDPELAAETAGLIHSTPVGLDHDWGLDHGAWTIVRHMYPEANIPVLQLSIDYTKDARYHYELAKELQLLRKKGVLILGSGNMVHNLRMMSWQMINGGGYDWALQMNDRFKRLILNNEHQPLMNYQSLGKEAMLAIPTPEHYLPLMYTLGLKNENEEIYLFNDKAVGGSLTMTSVQIG; encoded by the coding sequence ATGAATAACTTATCTCAATTCAAAACATTCACAAGCAGGCTGCCAATTCAAGATAGCCTTATGCCGGTGTTATTTATAGGGCACGGGTCTCCGATGAATGGGATAGAGGATAATGAATTTAGCGGGAAATGGGCTTCAATGGCACAAAACATACCTGTGCCCACAGCAGTACTGGTAGTTTCTGCGCATTGGTTTACTAAAGGGATTCATATTACAGCTATGGATTTCCCCAGGACTATACATGATTTTGGTGGGTTTCCGCAAGCGCTTTTCGATGTTGATTATCCCGCTCCAGGAGATCCTGAGTTGGCTGCTGAAACCGCTGGACTTATACATAGCACTCCTGTTGGTTTGGATCATGACTGGGGTTTGGATCATGGGGCATGGACAATTGTAAGACACATGTACCCTGAAGCAAATATTCCTGTTCTTCAATTGAGTATCGATTATACAAAGGATGCGCGTTATCATTATGAGTTGGCCAAAGAATTGCAGCTTTTAAGAAAAAAAGGCGTTTTAATTCTGGGAAGCGGAAATATGGTTCATAACCTTAGGATGATGAGCTGGCAAATGATAAATGGTGGTGGTTACGATTGGGCTTTGCAAATGAACGATAGATTCAAACGCCTGATATTAAACAATGAACATCAGCCGCTAATGAACTACCAGTCTCTGGGTAAAGAGGCAATGCTTGCAATACCTACTCCTGAGCATTATTTGCCCCTGATGTATACTCTTGGCCTAAAAAATGAAAACGAAGAGATTTATTTGTTTAACGATAAAGCTGTTGGCGGATCATTAACCATGACCTCTGTTCAAATAGGATAA
- the hutI gene encoding imidazolonepropionase has translation MSALLITDIGLLVGIHPKNVLVLKGSAMGALPAVNNAWILCESGLITRFGSMDNIPTDLPTSLTSVSANGGYVFPSWCDSHTHIVFASSREEEFEMKIQGKSYEEIAAAGGGILNSAHKLQKVSEDSLFESASMRLNDMIKLGTGAVEIKSGYGLTVDSELKMLRVIKRIKEAFKIPVKASFLAAHTYPENYKNDHNAYIQLIVDKMLPQIADEGLADYMDVFCEKGFFSVDETDKLLDVAAKYGLPPKIHANQLSISGGVQVGVKHNAVSVDHLEVTDKEAVRCLSKSNTIATLLPSCSLFLGIPFANARNLIDADIPVALASDFNPGSTPSGNMNLVVSLGCIKLKMLPEEAINAATLNGAAAIQLSDITGSIAIGKKANLFITRPMSSLAYLPYSFGQSQIEKVVLNGEIY, from the coding sequence ATGTCGGCCCTCCTGATAACAGATATTGGCTTGCTTGTTGGCATTCATCCTAAAAACGTTCTGGTTTTAAAGGGAAGTGCCATGGGTGCTTTACCGGCAGTAAATAACGCCTGGATATTATGTGAGAGCGGATTAATAACGCGTTTTGGCAGCATGGATAATATTCCTACTGATCTGCCAACCTCATTAACCTCCGTTTCTGCTAACGGAGGCTACGTTTTCCCTTCATGGTGCGATTCACACACTCATATTGTGTTTGCCTCCTCACGAGAAGAGGAATTTGAAATGAAAATTCAGGGAAAGAGCTATGAAGAAATAGCCGCAGCAGGAGGTGGAATTTTAAACTCGGCTCACAAGCTTCAAAAAGTATCAGAAGATTCTTTGTTTGAAAGCGCCTCTATGAGGTTAAACGACATGATTAAGTTAGGAACCGGAGCTGTTGAAATTAAAAGCGGCTACGGTCTGACTGTTGATAGTGAATTAAAAATGCTCCGGGTAATCAAGCGTATCAAAGAGGCTTTTAAAATTCCCGTTAAAGCTTCTTTCCTTGCAGCACATACTTATCCGGAAAATTATAAAAACGACCATAACGCATACATTCAGCTAATTGTTGATAAAATGCTTCCACAGATTGCGGATGAAGGTCTGGCAGATTACATGGACGTGTTTTGCGAAAAAGGCTTTTTTTCGGTAGATGAAACAGATAAACTTTTAGATGTCGCAGCAAAATATGGATTACCTCCTAAAATTCATGCAAACCAATTGTCTATTTCAGGAGGCGTTCAGGTTGGAGTAAAGCACAATGCAGTCTCGGTAGATCACCTTGAGGTTACTGACAAAGAAGCGGTTAGATGTTTAAGTAAAAGCAATACTATTGCTACCCTTCTTCCATCCTGCTCCCTGTTCCTCGGCATCCCCTTTGCTAACGCACGCAACCTAATAGATGCCGATATTCCCGTAGCCTTAGCTTCTGATTTTAATCCTGGATCTACTCCTTCGGGCAACATGAACCTCGTGGTTTCTTTAGGCTGCATCAAATTAAAGATGCTCCCAGAAGAAGCAATTAACGCAGCCACTTTAAACGGCGCGGCTGCAATTCAGCTATCTGATATTACGGGAAGCATCGCAATTGGAAAAAAAGCAAACCTATTCATTACACGGCCAATGAGTTCACTTGCTTACCTCCCTTATAGTTTTGGGCAGTCGCAAATAGAAAAAGTAGTTTTAAATGGAGAAATATATTAA
- the lpxA gene encoding acyl-ACP--UDP-N-acetylglucosamine O-acyltransferase, translating to MIQPLAYIHPQAKIADNVVIEPFAVIHKDVEIGEGTWIGSNVVIMDGARIGKNCRVFPGSVISGVPQDLKFAGEVTTAEIGDNTTIRECVTINRGTKDKWKTVIGSNCLIQAYSHIAHDCEVGDYCIFSNSTTLAGHITIGNYVVLAGLVAIHQFVKVGAHAFVTGGSLVRKDVPPYVKAAREPLSYAGINSVGLRRRGFSSEKINEIQEIYRVLFVKHNNVTKALDMIEAEFIPTEIRDEIVDFIRNSNRGVMKGFGSGS from the coding sequence ATGATACAACCCCTAGCGTATATACACCCTCAGGCAAAAATTGCCGATAATGTGGTAATAGAGCCTTTTGCAGTGATACATAAGGACGTGGAGATTGGTGAGGGAACCTGGATAGGTTCGAATGTCGTTATTATGGATGGCGCTCGCATTGGAAAGAACTGCCGGGTTTTTCCAGGCTCAGTGATTTCAGGTGTGCCTCAGGATTTAAAGTTCGCCGGAGAGGTAACTACTGCCGAAATTGGCGATAATACAACCATCAGAGAGTGTGTTACTATAAACAGAGGAACAAAAGATAAATGGAAAACTGTAATAGGCAGCAATTGTCTTATTCAGGCTTATTCTCACATTGCTCACGATTGCGAAGTTGGAGATTACTGCATATTTTCGAACAGCACAACTTTAGCTGGCCACATCACAATTGGTAATTATGTAGTATTGGCGGGTTTGGTGGCTATTCATCAATTTGTTAAAGTTGGAGCCCACGCATTTGTTACAGGGGGTTCCCTGGTAAGAAAGGATGTCCCCCCTTATGTTAAAGCCGCCAGAGAGCCCCTTTCATATGCAGGGATTAACTCTGTAGGTTTGAGAAGAAGAGGTTTCTCTTCTGAGAAAATTAACGAGATACAAGAAATTTACAGGGTTTTATTTGTTAAACATAACAACGTTACCAAAGCTCTGGATATGATTGAAGCAGAATTTATACCAACGGAGATCCGTGATGAAATAGTTGATTTTATAAGAAACTCAAACAGAGGTGTAATGAAGGGCTTTGGGTCTGGTAGTTAA
- a CDS encoding YceI family protein — translation MKKVFLFLVAISISVASFAQTKWTVDPMHSFVNFSVKHMGISFVDGSFKKFDGAVTAAKADLTDAKISFSVDVNSISTSVEPRDKHLKSDDFFNAEGFPYMTFESTSFKKLKGNNYELSGKLTIRDVTKDVKFSVVYGGTAKDQQGNTKAGFSAQTTINRLDYNIKYDPSGMGVAKDVKIVLNLEFVQAK, via the coding sequence ATGAAGAAGGTATTTTTATTTCTGGTTGCAATTTCAATCAGTGTTGCGTCTTTCGCACAAACAAAGTGGACAGTAGATCCAATGCACTCATTTGTGAATTTCTCAGTAAAACATATGGGAATCTCTTTTGTAGACGGATCATTTAAAAAATTTGATGGCGCAGTCACTGCAGCTAAAGCAGATTTAACAGATGCAAAAATTAGCTTTTCGGTTGATGTAAATAGCATTTCTACAAGTGTTGAGCCTCGCGATAAGCACTTAAAATCTGATGATTTCTTTAATGCTGAAGGGTTTCCATATATGACTTTCGAAAGCACATCATTCAAAAAGCTGAAAGGGAACAACTACGAATTGAGTGGAAAACTTACAATCCGTGATGTAACCAAAGATGTAAAATTCAGCGTAGTGTATGGTGGAACTGCTAAAGATCAGCAGGGAAACACCAAAGCAGGATTTTCAGCACAGACGACCATTAATCGTTTGGATTACAACATAAAGTACGATCCAAGTGGAATGGGCGTAGCTAAAGATGTTAAAATAGTTTTGAACCTGGAGTTTGTTCAGGCAAAATAA
- a CDS encoding formimidoylglutamase produces MDGLQIYTSKDILKLVNTRSGETKLGQCVEVVASLENLNTSKARFVLVGIPEDIGIRANYGLAGASTAWHPTLKALLNTQSNRFLNGSDLIVLGHFEFADPQNNTIEELERKVTEIDGEVCACIIKIIDAGKIPIIVGGGHNNAYPIIKALALAKGELAEIINIDAHADLREPIGRNSGNSFSYALKEGYIAKYGIFGLHQNYNNEAILNQIKENKKITAVFFDDILLSETIATLWNQLISQFKTPGLEIDLDSIENILSSAATPSGFSLNEVRKFILSSSKQFAYLHICEGASTMEDGRTSSFTGKSIAYLITDFLKSYTM; encoded by the coding sequence ATGGATGGACTTCAAATTTACACCAGTAAAGACATTCTAAAATTAGTTAACACCCGCAGCGGAGAAACAAAATTAGGTCAATGCGTAGAGGTTGTTGCCTCTTTAGAAAACCTTAATACCTCAAAAGCCCGTTTTGTTTTAGTGGGTATTCCCGAAGACATTGGAATTAGGGCCAATTATGGCCTCGCAGGGGCCTCTACAGCTTGGCATCCCACACTTAAGGCTTTGCTTAATACGCAATCTAACCGCTTTTTAAATGGTTCAGATTTAATTGTCCTCGGGCATTTTGAGTTTGCAGATCCCCAAAACAATACAATAGAAGAACTGGAGAGAAAGGTAACTGAAATTGATGGCGAAGTCTGTGCATGCATCATTAAAATTATTGACGCCGGGAAAATTCCAATCATTGTTGGAGGAGGCCATAACAATGCCTACCCCATAATCAAAGCTCTCGCCTTAGCCAAAGGGGAGTTAGCTGAAATAATCAATATAGACGCTCATGCCGACCTAAGAGAACCAATAGGACGGAACAGTGGCAATAGCTTCAGTTATGCCTTAAAAGAAGGCTATATAGCCAAGTATGGCATTTTCGGATTGCATCAGAACTACAACAATGAAGCTATTCTAAATCAAATAAAGGAAAACAAAAAAATAACTGCTGTTTTCTTTGATGATATTCTATTATCAGAGACCATTGCAACCCTCTGGAACCAACTTATCAGTCAATTTAAAACTCCTGGCTTAGAAATTGACCTTGATAGCATAGAAAACATACTCTCAAGCGCTGCTACGCCATCTGGTTTTAGCTTAAATGAGGTAAGAAAGTTCATTCTTAGTTCGTCAAAGCAATTTGCTTATTTGCATATATGTGAAGGTGCGAGCACAATGGAAGACGGAAGAACAAGTTCTTTTACCGGAAAAAGTATTGCTTATTTAATTACTGATTTCCTGAAATCATATACAATGTGA
- a CDS encoding exodeoxyribonuclease III produces MKIISYNVNGIRSASTKNFFGWLQATDADMVCLQEVKALPSQIPDILSLIEQLGYHHYWFPAEKKGYSGVAILTRIKPNHVEYGCGEEWIDKEGRILRADFNDFSLMSLYMPSGSSGDERQVKKYEFMRFFDTYIAELRKECPNLIISGDYNICHTAIDIHNPKSNANSSGFLPEEREWMELFLNNGFIDTFRHFNKDPHHYTWWSFRANSRAKNLGWRIDYHLATQPLLNKLKKVTILPDAVHSDHCPVLLELNP; encoded by the coding sequence ATGAAGATTATATCTTACAATGTTAATGGCATCCGCTCGGCATCAACCAAAAACTTTTTTGGATGGTTACAGGCCACTGATGCTGATATGGTTTGTTTACAGGAAGTTAAGGCTTTACCTTCTCAGATTCCTGATATACTATCCTTAATTGAGCAGCTGGGATATCATCATTACTGGTTTCCTGCTGAGAAAAAAGGCTATAGCGGTGTGGCTATATTAACCCGGATTAAGCCAAATCACGTTGAGTACGGTTGCGGGGAAGAGTGGATAGACAAAGAAGGGCGCATTTTAAGGGCTGATTTTAACGACTTCTCTTTAATGAGCCTCTATATGCCATCGGGATCAAGTGGAGACGAGAGACAAGTTAAAAAGTACGAATTCATGCGTTTCTTCGATACATATATTGCCGAGCTACGCAAAGAATGCCCTAATTTGATTATTTCGGGCGATTATAACATTTGTCATACCGCTATCGACATACATAACCCTAAATCAAATGCAAATTCTTCTGGCTTCTTACCTGAAGAACGCGAGTGGATGGAATTGTTTTTAAATAATGGCTTTATAGATACTTTTAGGCATTTTAATAAAGACCCGCATCATTATACTTGGTGGAGTTTCAGAGCAAATTCCAGAGCTAAGAATCTTGGATGGCGTATTGACTATCATCTGGCAACCCAGCCTCTATTAAATAAGCTTAAAAAGGTTACAATTCTTCCAGATGCCGTCCATTCCGATCATTGCCCTGTGCTATTGGAGTTAAACCCCTAA
- a CDS encoding 5-formyltetrahydrofolate cyclo-ligase translates to MKKVQLRKLALNQRASLSPSVIPTLSNQLLAHFSKFDFSEIRTIHIFLPIAEKNEPDTFLFIDWLKNNHPEIKIIVPKADFETALMSNYVYSEREDLQKNLYNILEPQTGELHSGEVEMVIIPLLTFDRKGYRVGYGKGFYDRFLEGLRTLKVGISFFEPGDDIEDVNEHDIRLDLCITPHIVYDFRKSVIK, encoded by the coding sequence ATGAAAAAGGTACAACTAAGAAAACTGGCGCTAAACCAGAGAGCATCGCTCTCTCCTTCGGTAATACCCACGCTTTCCAATCAATTATTAGCCCATTTTTCTAAGTTTGATTTTTCAGAAATAAGAACGATACATATTTTTTTACCCATCGCAGAAAAAAACGAGCCTGATACATTTCTTTTCATTGACTGGTTAAAAAACAATCATCCGGAGATAAAAATTATTGTACCGAAAGCCGACTTTGAAACAGCATTAATGAGCAATTATGTTTATTCGGAAAGAGAAGATTTACAAAAGAACCTATATAATATTCTGGAACCTCAAACAGGAGAATTGCACTCAGGAGAAGTAGAAATGGTGATAATTCCGCTGCTGACTTTTGATAGAAAAGGATATAGAGTTGGATATGGGAAAGGGTTTTATGATAGGTTTTTAGAAGGCTTGAGAACTCTTAAAGTGGGGATTTCATTTTTTGAGCCAGGAGATGATATAGAGGATGTGAACGAACATGATATCCGCCTGGATTTATGCATCACCCCTCACATTGTATATGATTTCAGGAAATCAGTAATTAAATAA